AAGGGAACACCCATCAGCTGAGCTAATTGTTTACAAACCTCGGTCTTGCCAACCCCTGTTGGACCCGCAAAAAGGTAAGAGCCAATGGGTTTGTTTTGACGAGCCAAACCACTACGCGATAATTTGATGCTGGCAACCAATTTATCGATGGCTTCGTCCTGTCCAAAAATAAGAGCCTTTAATTTTTTGTCTAAATCTTTCAGCTGACTTTTTTCGTTTGAAGAAATTTGCGCGACAGGTAAACCCGTCATTTTAGCAATCACTTCTTCAATATTTTCTGGTTCCACATTAATAGTTTCGGCAGAAGTTTCTATTGAAGTCTCTACTGACGCCTTTTTAAGCCGCAGGAAACTTCCACATTCATCAATCACATCAATAGCCTTATCGGGGAGCAATTTATTATTGATGTGTTTTATCGATAAATCTACCGCCGCTTTTAATGCGGCAACAGAATACTTGACTCCATGAAACCTTTCATATTGGGGAGCTATCCCCTTCAGAATTTCAACCGTATCAGCGGTGGATGGTTCTGGCACATCTAATTTTTGAAAACGACGATTCAGGGCGCGATCCTTTTCAAAGTGCTGCCGAAATTCAACATGAGTAGTCGAACCTATACACGAAATTTCACCACTAGCAAGGGCAGGTTTTAATAAGTTCGAGGCATCCATGCTGCCACCACTAGTGGCTCCTGCACCGACCAGAGTATGAATTTCATCGATGAACAAGATGATATTTGGCTTCTTTTTGACTTCCTTTAAGATGGTTTTAATTCGATTTTCAAAATCACCGCGAAATTTGGTTCCTGCTAATAAAGATCCCATATCCAGAGAATAGATGATTTTATTTTTTAAAACTGAGGGAACTTTTCCTTCGACAATATTCTTTGCCAAACCCTCAATGATGGCTGTTTTTCCGACACCAGGTTCGCCAATAAGTAAGGGGTTGTTTTTACTTCGTCGCATCAGTACTTGGGTTAATCTTTCCAAGATTTCTTCTCGACCAATCAAGGGATCAATTTTTCCAGCTAGCGCCTTTTCGTTTAAATTAACACAAAATTGGACTAAGACGTTGATTTTAGACTCATCTTGAGGTTCTCCATCAAAGTCTTTTTTTGCGGACTCATCCGAATTTGTTTCTGTGGATTCTTTGGGAATTCCATGAGAAATGTAATTGATAATATCAAATTGACTGATTCCTTGCTGGCTTAAGGCAAAAACGGCATGGGATTCCTGCTCATAGAATAAGGATACCAATAAGGTTCCTTCGTTTATTTTATTTTTCCCCGCATTTTTTACCTGCAGAGCCGACCGTTGAATCAAGCGGTGACAGGCTAGGGTGAACTCGGGGGTCCAAACGTCAAAACCTCCATAACTATCTAGTTGCTCCTGAGAAACCAAGGGGCAATTTTTTTTCAGATATTCTAACAAAGTTTGTTTTAATTTGGGAGCGTCTCCTCCGCAGGATTGGATGATATCTACAGCTTTTGCCGATCCACAAAGAGAATAGAGGATGTGTTCCAAAGTCACAAACTCGTGCCTATTTTTTTTGGCCATGTCGGTAGCTTCTGCCAGCTTTCTTTCTAATTCTTTTGACATCATCAGAAACCTCTTTCCTTCAGCGGTGACTAAGTAACCTCTTCGAGGGTACTTTTTAAGGGGTATTGATTCATCTGAGCAAATTGATTCGTTTGCATGACCTTCATCTCACCAATTTCTAAAGTAAATACACCGGCAACCCCTGCCCCTTTTTGATGGACATCCAGCATGACTTTAATTGATTCTTCTTCCGTTTTATTAAAAAACTTTTTTAGAATTAAAACCACAAAATCCATGGGCGTGTAATCATCATTGATTAAGATGACTGAAAACATTTTGGGGGTGTCTGTCTTTGGAACAGACTTTGGGATAATTTGAACCGACCCATCGCCTTCTGGAGAGTAAGGTAAGTTTTTATCGTTTTGTGAAAAAATTGTCTTCATAACCCATAATATGAGTTCGACTCGAATCTTGTCTATAAGAACCAGACTAAAATAGAAGGATTTGTAGATAGAATTAACAGAGAAAGAAACATAAGAGTTTAATTTTTCGATTTTTTTTAATATTTAACGATTACCCTCACCTATTGAAAAAAAGGGACGATAAGACACCAGGCGAGGATTCAATGGATTTTTCAATATTTGATAACTCTTTTGATATAGTTATTGTTTATGATTCTAAAGGTTTTATTAAATATGGTAATTCCGCCTTTTATCTTTTTGCTGGATTGTCTCCAGCGAGAGTTATTGATAAGATGGATTTGGGAAAAATATTTTTAAGCTTTGATGAGGTGCCGCTTCATCTACCTTATTTTACTCAAATTAAAGATCCTACCACCATAAAAGTTGTTAATTTTAAGTCCAAAAATAATGAAAAAGGACTTGGTCAATATTCGGTGACGCCCTTAGAAAATGAATTGAAACTTTTCTTTTTTAAGGACTTAACCATTGAAGAAGATTTACATAAAAAATACCGCAGAGAAATGACCCTCAAAGACAAAAAAATTGAAGAAATGGATTCCTTGATTCAGCTTCTTCAGAACACCAGGCTAGTTAAAGAATCAAAGAAGATCATGGAAGAATTTGCAAAACATCTATTGAATCATTTTGGTATTGGAATTGGTTTTTTGAAAACGTCTGAAGGTGAAATTCTTAAAGTTATCAATTCAAAGCAAATTGGTTTTACCTCCTCCTATGATCCATTAGTTCAATGGATCCACTGGCTTCATCCCGTAAAAAAATATTCATATTACAAAGGGCAAGAGCTACAAGAAGTGCTGAAAACTTTTTATCCTAACTTGTACTCACTAGTTATTATTCCCATTGATGCTCAAAGCAAGGATTCCTTCGAGGTTTTTATCCCTTTCCCTTCTGAAGACAAATCTGAAAATTTTGATCATGATCAGGTGGTGACACTGGCAGATCAAATGAAGTTACTTCTGCAAAACATGACTTTAGAACGATTATCCATCTTTGACGATCTCACGAAGTTACATAATTCTCGATTCTTTCGTGAGAAATTAGACGAATATACAAGTCATTATGAAAAGTTAAATTTAATGATCTTAGATATCGATTTTTTTAAAAAAATTAACGACACCTATGGCCATTTGGGTGGAGATGCTGTTCTTATTCAGGTTGGAAAAATTCTGAAAGGATTTCAGAATAAGGAAATATTAGTCTCTCGCGTTGGAGGCGAAGAATTCGCCATCTTGGCCCCGAATCAGACTTTAGAAGAGACAGAAAAACTGGCACAAAAAATCTCTCAAGAAATTCGTCAGACCCTTATTCCCTACGATGGTCATCAAATTAAAATCACAATGAGTTTTGGAATCAGCAATTGGAACCCAGGATTTTACTCGGTCCGTGATTTTTACAAAAAAGCCGACGAAGCCTTATATCAAAGCAAGACCAATGGCCGGGACCGAGTCACTGTTTTAACCTGTACCAATGTGAAACAAATAAAATGATTTATTCCGCTTTTAGATTTACTTTCAATATTGAATTTTATTAATTATTGATATTGAATGGTGATTAATATTCTAGAGTTTTTTAATTTTATAAAATGTGGGAACCAATGTTAAGTAAACTGCTAGTCACACTTTGTGTTATTTTGATATATTTTATCAATGTAGACATATCAAAGAAAACATTTTCTGCAGACGGGGGGCATTTACTTTGTATTAACGAAAATGCAAAATATTTTACCTTTGGTAATAATGAACAATTAGTTGATTTGCTTTGGATACGGTTTCTCCAAGAAGTAGATGCTTACAATGAATTTAAAATTGCAGAGGCTCATCTTTGTCCCGATAATACATCAAGTTGGCATTTTCAATTATTGAATGTAGCTATTGATTTAGATCCAAAATTTTATGAAATGGCGACAACAGGTCCGCTAACTGTTTCCGTGACCATTAGCGATGCCAAAGGGGCATCCATTCTCTTTGATAAAGTGGTAAAGAATTTTCCAAATAAATGGAAAATTCTTTACCAGGCTGGGTATCAAGCTATTTTTGAAGAGAAAGACTTTAAAAAAGCTGCTGATTTATTAACCAGAGCCGGTCAAAATGGCGCTCCAAAGTGGGTGTTTAGTTTAGCTGGTGGTTTGTATAACGAAGTAGGTATGAAGGCCTTGGCTGAATCAATTTATCAGTATCTTGTTGAAAAATTTCCAGAAGATGAAGTCACTCGTAATCTTAAACAAAAGTTAGATAACAAAGTTAAAAATTTTTATGAAAAAAAATAGATTTTTTAAGTAGTTGAAATTTATAAAAATAAGAGGCGGTTAAAATGGGGGCTCACTTAAAAGCTATTTTGTCTGTGGTTGTAGTCATGCTTATAAGCTTCCTTGGAGTTTATTTCTATTTAGGCGAAAGTAAGATTCTTCAGAAAGAAACACAGAAAGTAAATGATGAAGTCTCTTTAACTCTTCCACAAGAAAAAATAAAATTGATGGATGGGGGGGGCTTGTCGCCTTCCGAGTTCAAGGGAAAAATTATTATTCTTAATTTTTGGGCCAGTTGGTGTGCGCCCTGTATTGAAGAGGTACCATCCTTAATTGAATTAACAAAAAAAAATAATCATGTTATTGTATTGGCTGTTTCAGGAGACAAAAATAAGGAAGATATTAGGGCTTTCATAAAGTCATTTCCAGAATTTAACAAGGAACCATTTTATCAAGTTTGGGATAATAATGAAAAATGGTTGAAAAGTTTTCATATTATAAAGCTGCCAGAATCTTTTATCTTTAATTCGAAAGGTGAAATGGTGAAAAGGATATCTGGAACTATAAATTGGAATACAGCTGATTCCTTGAGCTATTTTAGCAGTCTAGATTAATCTCCTTGAAATTAACGTCTCTTCTTTAGCAATAAGTGCTTTCTGGAGCTCTTTAATTCAGAGCTTTCTTGACAGAAAGAGTTTTATTCGCATAGTTTCATAGGCGTTTTGATTTTGAATCGGGAGAGGTGTCGGCATGTCCACAAATCGTGATTATTATGAAATTTTAGGTGTTTCTCGTGATGCAGATACTGAGACGATTAAAAAGTCTTATCGTAAAATGGCGATGCAATACCATCCAGATAGGAATCCAGATAATAAAGAGGCTGAAGAAAAGTTTAAGGAAGCGGCTGAGGCCTATGATATTTTAGGAACTCCAGAGAAACGATCTCAATATGACCGTTTTGGTCATGCCGCTTTTAAACAAACCGGAGGAAGAGGCTCACATCCTGGATTTGAGAATGTAGAAGATATTTTCTCTAATTTTGGTGATATTTTTGGCGACATTTTTGGCATGAACAGCGGAGGTCGATCGCGACGTTCCAGAAATGAGCCGCGCAAAGGTTCTGATTTAAGGTATATAGTTGAAATAAGTTTAAAAGAAGTGATTACGGGATTTGAAAAAGAAATCGAATTTGAAACAGAAGTGGGCTGTAAAGAATGCCATGGTAGTGGAGCTGAAAAAGGAAGTCATGCAGAGACCTGCTCTATGTGTGCTGGAGCTGGCCAGGTCATTTCACGGCAGGGTTTTTTTTCCATGCAAACGCCTTGTCCTCAATGCCGGGGTGAAGGAACTTTAATTAAAAAACCATGCAGAACTTGTAAAGGTACCGGCAGAAGTTCGAAATCAAAAAAAATCCAGGTGACAATACCCGCGGGTGTAGATAACGGGACTCGCTTAAGAATTTCCTCTGAAGGAGAGGGGGGCTTCAAGGGTGGGCCTCCAGGCGATTTGTATGTAGAAGTGAGAGTTAAGGAACAGGAAAATTATGAACGTCATGGAAATGATTTGCATTCCATTTTAAAAGTCCCTTATGTGTTATTGCTTTTAGGAGGAGAAGTGGAAGTTTCAACGTTAACTTCTAAAGAGAAAATTGAAATACCTAAGGCTTCACAACCTGGGAGTCAGGTGAAACTTCGTGAGCATGGATTTCCCTCCATTAGGTCGCAACGTCGAGGAGATATGTATTTCCATCTCGAAGCTGAATACCCTAAAAAAATCTCATCCGAAGAAGAAAAACATCTTAAAGAAATTGCTAAATTGTATCATATCGAGGCTCATGATACTAAAAGTGGTTTTTTCGCAAAGAAAAAGTAAATTAGCACAAAATATCAGCACAATAGAGATTCTTTTTTGATTATGGACCTTGACCAAAAGGAATACAGGCTCAGATTGTTTTTAGAAGGTTTAACTAAACAATGGAGAAAAGTATGGGAAAAATTATAGGCATAGATCTTGGGACGACCAATTCGTGCGTGGCGATTATGGAAGGTGGCGAGGCTAAGGTTTTAGTCAATGAAGAAGGAGCTAGAACGACACCTTCGGTGGTGGCCTACACGAAAGATAACGAAAGACTTGCTGGCCAAATAGCGAAGCGTCAGGCAGTTACGAATCCAGAGAATACAATTTATTCTGCAAAAAGATTTATCGGAAGAAGATTTTCTGAGGTTCAAGAAGAGACCAAATTGGTTCCCTATAATGTAGTTGAAAAAGGGAATGATTGCGCTTTCAAAGTTCGCGATAAATTAATTTCTCCTGAAGAAATTGGAGCTGCTGTTTTAGCTAAATTAAAAAAGGTTGCTGAAGATTATTTAGGTGAAGAGGTTAAAGAGGCTGTTGTTACGGTTCCTGCCTACTTCAACGATGCCCAAAGACAAGCCACCAAAGATGCTGGAAAGATCGCAGGGCTCGAAATTAAAAGAATTATCAATGAGCCCACAGCTGCGGCCTTGGCTTATGGTTTAGATAAGAAGAAAAATGAAAAAATTGCCATCTACGATTTTGGTGGAGGGACTTTTGATATCTCGATCCTTGAAGTTGGTGATGGAGTTGTGGAAGTGAGATCTACCAACGGGGACACGCACCTGGGTGGAGATAACTTTGATACTCGTATTTTAGAATGGATGGTTGCTGAGTTTAAAAAAGATCAAGGTATCGATTTGAAAAATGATAAAATGGCTTTGCAGCGTTTGAAAGAAGCAGCTGAAAAGGCTAAGATCGAGTTATCATCTTCACAAGAGACAGATATCAACTTGCCTTTTATAACCATGGATCAAACAGGTCCTAAGCATTTACAAATGAAGCTTTCGAGGGCTAAATTTGAGCAAATGGTTGATGACTTAGTCCAAAAATCCATTGAACCTTGTAAGAAAGC
This genomic stretch from Deltaproteobacteria bacterium harbors:
- the dnaJ gene encoding molecular chaperone DnaJ, coding for MSTNRDYYEILGVSRDADTETIKKSYRKMAMQYHPDRNPDNKEAEEKFKEAAEAYDILGTPEKRSQYDRFGHAAFKQTGGRGSHPGFENVEDIFSNFGDIFGDIFGMNSGGRSRRSRNEPRKGSDLRYIVEISLKEVITGFEKEIEFETEVGCKECHGSGAEKGSHAETCSMCAGAGQVISRQGFFSMQTPCPQCRGEGTLIKKPCRTCKGTGRSSKSKKIQVTIPAGVDNGTRLRISSEGEGGFKGGPPGDLYVEVRVKEQENYERHGNDLHSILKVPYVLLLLGGEVEVSTLTSKEKIEIPKASQPGSQVKLREHGFPSIRSQRRGDMYFHLEAEYPKKISSEEEKHLKEIAKLYHIEAHDTKSGFFAKKK
- a CDS encoding ATP-dependent Clp protease adaptor ClpS, translating into MKTIFSQNDKNLPYSPEGDGSVQIIPKSVPKTDTPKMFSVILINDDYTPMDFVVLILKKFFNKTEEESIKVMLDVHQKGAGVAGVFTLEIGEMKVMQTNQFAQMNQYPLKSTLEEVT
- a CDS encoding TlpA family protein disulfide reductase, encoding MGAHLKAILSVVVVMLISFLGVYFYLGESKILQKETQKVNDEVSLTLPQEKIKLMDGGGLSPSEFKGKIIILNFWASWCAPCIEEVPSLIELTKKNNHVIVLAVSGDKNKEDIRAFIKSFPEFNKEPFYQVWDNNEKWLKSFHIIKLPESFIFNSKGEMVKRISGTINWNTADSLSYFSSLD
- a CDS encoding GGDEF domain-containing protein, producing the protein MDFSIFDNSFDIVIVYDSKGFIKYGNSAFYLFAGLSPARVIDKMDLGKIFLSFDEVPLHLPYFTQIKDPTTIKVVNFKSKNNEKGLGQYSVTPLENELKLFFFKDLTIEEDLHKKYRREMTLKDKKIEEMDSLIQLLQNTRLVKESKKIMEEFAKHLLNHFGIGIGFLKTSEGEILKVINSKQIGFTSSYDPLVQWIHWLHPVKKYSYYKGQELQEVLKTFYPNLYSLVIIPIDAQSKDSFEVFIPFPSEDKSENFDHDQVVTLADQMKLLLQNMTLERLSIFDDLTKLHNSRFFREKLDEYTSHYEKLNLMILDIDFFKKINDTYGHLGGDAVLIQVGKILKGFQNKEILVSRVGGEEFAILAPNQTLEETEKLAQKISQEIRQTLIPYDGHQIKITMSFGISNWNPGFYSVRDFYKKADEALYQSKTNGRDRVTVLTCTNVKQIK
- the clpA gene encoding ATP-dependent Clp protease ATP-binding subunit ClpA encodes the protein MMSKELERKLAEATDMAKKNRHEFVTLEHILYSLCGSAKAVDIIQSCGGDAPKLKQTLLEYLKKNCPLVSQEQLDSYGGFDVWTPEFTLACHRLIQRSALQVKNAGKNKINEGTLLVSLFYEQESHAVFALSQQGISQFDIINYISHGIPKESTETNSDESAKKDFDGEPQDESKINVLVQFCVNLNEKALAGKIDPLIGREEILERLTQVLMRRSKNNPLLIGEPGVGKTAIIEGLAKNIVEGKVPSVLKNKIIYSLDMGSLLAGTKFRGDFENRIKTILKEVKKKPNIILFIDEIHTLVGAGATSGGSMDASNLLKPALASGEISCIGSTTHVEFRQHFEKDRALNRRFQKLDVPEPSTADTVEILKGIAPQYERFHGVKYSVAALKAAVDLSIKHINNKLLPDKAIDVIDECGSFLRLKKASVETSIETSAETINVEPENIEEVIAKMTGLPVAQISSNEKSQLKDLDKKLKALIFGQDEAIDKLVASIKLSRSGLARQNKPIGSYLFAGPTGVGKTEVCKQLAQLMGVPFVRFDMSEYMEKHSVARLVGAPPGYVGYEDGGLLTEAVTKQPYSVILMDEIEKAHSDITYTLLQVMDAGRLTDSQGRVADFKNVILILTTNAGAFEVSKGSIGIVDDNRTHISQEAIKKTFAPEFINRLDSVVYFKDLSEEIIFKVANKFVDELKMNLAEKKVELLISNEALRWLMKKGYDRAYGARPMARAVDEFLKKPLVDELLFGRLMDGGKVIIELESSALKFNFSQGTGSLLSLKNKPETVS